In Lentimicrobiaceae bacterium, the sequence CGACGAAGTAATCTCCAACAAGGTTGTGCTTGAGGGACAAATTGCTATGAATAATATGTTGGTTAAGCTAAAACAAGACGGAATAAACCCCGAAATCTATCCTCTGCTAACATCGCTAAGCAAAGTGTTTTCAAAAGAAATCTCAGTTCTAGATTTTGTCAACAAGATTATTAATCTGTAACTGGCTTATTTTTCTCTAATTTATACTTCCTAACGTAAACAAACACCGATAATACTATCGAAAGCAGCAATATTATTGAGCCCGTATATGATACTATAGTTCCGACCTTAATTTCTTGCGGCTCGAATGCAAATACTATTGTGTGCTCGCCTTTGGGGATATTTAAAGCTCGCAAAATATAATTTGCTCTAAAGTATGGAACATCATTTCCATCTATTTGAGCATTCCAACCATTTGCATAATAAATATCTGAGAAAACTGCACAAGCATCAACAGGAGTACTGCATTCGTAAACCAATTTATTTGGTGCGTAGCTGACAAGTTTAATGTTGGCAGTTGAATCGTAATTGATTGACGAAGATTTAACAATATTATCGAATGCTTTGTCGTAAACCAAAGTCGTTGCAACATCAATATCGTTTAGTGCCTCTATTTCCTGATTTGCATTATCGACCATCCTTACATCTTGCACAAACCAAGCATTGCCTAATGCTCCGGGATTATAACGAGCCACAGGTTGGTTGTTACGACTATCGGGTAAAATAAACCACTTGGTATTTAACATATTAAACACACTCATATTTCCTTTCGACAAATGATACTCTATCACATCCTGATACCTACCAAGTTTGGCAGCATGATACCCTCCAACCGATTTATGAAAATACGAAGTTGATGCATCGTTGAATGACGAAACTGTTTGATTGAAAACTCTGTAATACAAATCTTTGTCTTGCAATATGGTTTTGTCTGCTTCCGAAGGTTGGAAAGGTACATCAACAAGCGATTTGCGGACAAAGTTGTCTTTGTTTAAATATCTCTTATCAACAAACCATAAGTCAAATATTATAAGTAAAGCTAAAACAGGAATCAGTGTTTGTAATTTTAATTTCTTATTGACAAAAAGCCAAATCAGACCAAAGCTCAAGGCTACATAAATAAACGACCTCCAAGCATCGCTTTTCAAAAGGTGTTGTCTATCTTCTATTAAAGCGCTTAGAAGCCAATCGGGGAAAATATTTTTTAATTGTACATCGTTGGGCGAAACAAAACTGAACAATCCGCCGGAAAACAATGCGAAAAACAGAGTTATACCTCCTACAATACCAAAACTTATATATAAGTATCTGTTTAGTTTCTCTTTCGGAAAATCGCCCTTGACAATATTCCACAAAGCCAATCCTGCAAGTAGCGGAATAGTAAGCTCTGCTATTACCAATGTCATTGAAACAGCCCTAAACTTATTGTACATTGGGACGTAATCAAAAAAGATGTCAGTTAAAAAGCTAAAATTGCTACCCCACGATAGTAGTATAGATAATATGGTCAGTATTAGTAATATATGTTTAATCTTGCCTTTGACAACAAAACAGCCCAACACAAACAAAAAGATAATAATTGCTCCAACATATATTGGACCGGCTACACCGGGCTGAGTTCCCCAATACAAAGGCATATTTTTAATCACTTGCTTTGCCTGATGAGCAAGTACTCCATTTTGAATTAATGCCGAGTAGGATTTTGAATCTTCGCTTAACGCTCCATTAGAAACACCTCCATTAAAATCGGGGATAAGTAAGGTGAAAGTTTCGCCAATACCATAGCTCCACATTGTGGCGTATTCCTTATCTAATCCGGTTTGTCGCTTGCCTTCTTGAACCAAATCGGACTTACCCCTTATAGTTTCCTTGCCGTACGAATATGTTGCGTACAAAGATGTAAAATTACATGCAACAGCAACAATCGCAGCAGCAAAAAGCACTGCTACACCCTTTAAAAGACTTTTTACTTCTTTCTCTTTAAAACTATAGATAAAATATACCAAAAGTATTACGAGTATCATAATACCTAAATAATAAGTCATTTGAACGTGATTAGCCCAAATTTGTAAAGCCAAAAACAAGGCTGTTACCACTCCACCCAACAGGTATTTTTTCCTTAGAGTAAGAAAAACACCCGCTAAAACAGGAGCCATCAGACTTATAGCGGTGGCTTTAGAATTATGCCCGGCTCCCAGAATGATAAACAAATACGACGTCAATCCGTAAGCTATTGAACTAACCAAAGCTACTTCAGCTTTTACCTTTAATGCCAGCAATAAGATAAAAAAGCCCAACATGTACAAAAACATCGTTCCGGCAGGTCTGTCTATAAAAAACCTAACAATCGGGTCAAGTGTTTTTGCAATATTTCCTTCGTATTTTGTCGAAATTTGATATGCCGGCATGCCTCCAAACATTGAATTTGTCCAGTAAGGTTCTTCGCCTGTTGCCTCTCGGTAATCGACTATTTCCTTCGACATTCCCTTAAACTGAGTAATATCCGACTGTTTAAGTTTTTTGCCTTGCATTTGTGGCAACATATATACTATAGACAATGCCATAAAAATCAGCACTGCCATTACATACGGT encodes:
- a CDS encoding YfhO family protein, whose translation is MKNNLIKKSIPYVMAVLIFMALSIVYMLPQMQGKKLKQSDITQFKGMSKEIVDYREATGEEPYWTNSMFGGMPAYQISTKYEGNIAKTLDPIVRFFIDRPAGTMFLYMLGFFILLLALKVKAEVALVSSIAYGLTSYLFIILGAGHNSKATAISLMAPVLAGVFLTLRKKYLLGGVVTALFLALQIWANHVQMTYYLGIMILVILLVYFIYSFKEKEVKSLLKGVAVLFAAAIVAVACNFTSLYATYSYGKETIRGKSDLVQEGKRQTGLDKEYATMWSYGIGETFTLLIPDFNGGVSNGALSEDSKSYSALIQNGVLAHQAKQVIKNMPLYWGTQPGVAGPIYVGAIIIFLFVLGCFVVKGKIKHILLILTILSILLSWGSNFSFLTDIFFDYVPMYNKFRAVSMTLVIAELTIPLLAGLALWNIVKGDFPKEKLNRYLYISFGIVGGITLFFALFSGGLFSFVSPNDVQLKNIFPDWLLSALIEDRQHLLKSDAWRSFIYVALSFGLIWLFVNKKLKLQTLIPVLALLIIFDLWFVDKRYLNKDNFVRKSLVDVPFQPSEADKTILQDKDLYYRVFNQTVSSFNDASTSYFHKSVGGYHAAKLGRYQDVIEYHLSKGNMSVFNMLNTKWFILPDSRNNQPVARYNPGALGNAWFVQDVRMVDNANQEIEALNDIDVATTLVYDKAFDNIVKSSSINYDSTANIKLVSYAPNKLVYECSTPVDACAVFSDIYYANGWNAQIDGNDVPYFRANYILRALNIPKGEHTIVFAFEPQEIKVGTIVSYTGSIILLLSIVLSVFVYVRKYKLEKNKPVTD